From a region of the Salvelinus alpinus chromosome 2, SLU_Salpinus.1, whole genome shotgun sequence genome:
- the LOC139541467 gene encoding uncharacterized protein, whose protein sequence is MALGKAGSVLVVFLWSVAVVLGQDGWSVTYTPQRICALRGSTVDLTCSYTYPSGTVTKTLWFTEWGTGVEPADIGQDTEYAGRLEYHGDKEKDCTLRITDLRESDSATYWFRCITDQEGGTYTGKLGVNLSVTGLQVKVTGGHQDKTLTCITTCTLTDNPTNIWYKNGQHLDESTYPQYKDSVSSNYEDSYSCAVKGHEDLHSPAVCVQGQRCSRVTYTKRRICVLKGSTVDMSCTYVGYYYITSSFWFRSDKSTPEDLTRDPGYTGRVEYTGTYEDPFALRITDLREEDSAEYRFTFKTHNIEWGHSFPGTTLSVTGLLVKVTPAAEGQKTLTCSTTCTLTDDPNLTYIWYKNGQRLDEPSCPTIL, encoded by the exons ATGGCTTTGGGAAAAGCAGGAAGTGTGTTGgtggtctttctctggtctgtAGCAG tggtacTGGGTCAGGATGGCTGGAGTGTGACTTACACCCCTCAGAGAATCTGTGCCTTGAGGGGGTCAACAGTTGATCTGACCTGCTCTTACACATATCCCAGTGGTACAGTCACAAAAACCCTCTGGTTCACTGAATGGGGGACTGGTGTAGAACCTGCAGATATAGGTCAGGACACAGAGTATGCAGGTCGTCTGGAGTATCATGGGGATAAGGAGAAAGACTgtaccctgagaatcacagacctgagagagagtgaCTCAGCTACGTACTGGTTCAGATGTATAACAGATCAGGAAGGAGGGACATATACTGGCAAACTTGGAGTGAATTTGTCTGTCACAG gtcttcagGTGAAGGTGACTGGTGGACATCAGGATAAGACACTGACCTGTatcaccacctgtactctgactgacaaccccaccaacatctggtacaagaacggacaacATCTAGATGAGAGCACCTACCCCCAGTACAAAGACTCAGTCTCCAGCAACTATGAAGAcagttactcctgtgctgtaaaaggccatgaggatctccactctcctgcagtgt GTGTTCAGGGTCAGAGATGCAGCAGAGTAACTTACACCAAGAGGAGAATCTGTGtcttgaaggggtcaacagtggacaTGTCCTGTACTTATGTTGGTTATTATTACATCACGTCATCATTCTGGTTTAGAAGTGATAAGTCGACCCCTGAAGACCTAACCAGAGACCCAGGGTATACAGGTCGTGTGGAGTACACTGGAACATACGAAGATCCCTTCGCCCTGAGAATCACAGATCTGAGAGAGGAGGACTCAGCTGAGTATCGCTTCACTTTTAAAACTCACAACATTGAATGGGGTCATAGTTTCCCAGGAAcaactctgtctgtcacag GTCTGCTGGTGAAGGTGActcctgctgcagagggacagaagacactgacctgtagcaccacctgtactctgactgacgACCCCAACCTCACCTACATTtggtacaagaacggacaacGTCTCGATGAGCCCAGCTGCCCAACAATACTCTAG